From Brassica oleracea var. oleracea cultivar TO1000 chromosome C3, BOL, whole genome shotgun sequence, a single genomic window includes:
- the LOC106332384 gene encoding elicitor peptide 1-like yields the protein MEKIERQTEEASYLGLPFHFLNQTLKAILRCLGILHHDPPTVTKTSSDSAPLNQPEEEEDVVMEDNVVVATMGSKNGIIITSRGTKVKAKRKDKEKVSSGRPGQHH from the exons ATGGAAAAAATTGAGAGACAAACCGAAGAAGCATCTTATCTAGGGCTTCCTTTTCATTTCCTCAACCAAACTCTTAAAGCTATCTTAAGATGTCTTGGAATACTTCATCATGATCCTCCCACGGTTACGAAAACGTCGTCAGATTCTGCACCCTTAAACCAGCCG GAGGAGGAAGAAGATGTGGTCATGGAAGACAACGTCGTTGTGGCGACTATGGGCAGTAAAAACGGCATCATAATAACGAGTAGGGGAACAAAGGTGAAAGCAAAGAGAAAGGACAAGGAAAAAGTTAGCTCGGGACGACCGGGGCAACATCACTAG
- the LOC106328660 gene encoding uncharacterized protein LOC106328660, with product MVDSYSNLSWLVWIQMFVFFLLLLLLCVFGLLSSDISESSVSSSDSLPSTSASGRFLSGDPIPISHHRGLGFSVVQSNQMGSSQAIKGEIALAETRRVMRTEEEESSSDEDSSSSILYHPCNLFQLAGTAFLKCFGLDRSTEETDDSLRPESKKQR from the exons ATGGTAGACAGCTATAGTAACCTCTCGTGGCTCGTATGGATCCAAATGTTCGTCTTCTTCCTCCTCCTACTCCTCCTCTGCGTCTTCGGATTGTTATCCTCAGATATCAGCGAGAGCAGTGTCTCATCTTCCGATTCACTTCCTTCTACGTCCGCCTCTGGGAGGTTTCTTTCTGGAGATCCGATCCCGATCAGCCACCACCGTGGCTTGGGGTTCTCCGTAGTACAGTCTAATCAG ATGGGAAGTTCTCAGGCCATAAAAGGAGAGATAGCACTAGCTGAGACAAGGAGAGTCATGAGAACAGAGGAAGAGGAAAGTTCTTCTGATGAAGATTCGAGTAGTAGTATTTTGTATCATCCTTGTAATTTGTTTCAGCTTGCTGGAACCGCATTCCTTAAGTGTTTTGGGCTTGACCGGAGTACAGAAGAAACTGATGATTCTCTGAGACCTGAATCTAAGAAACAGAGGTGA
- the LOC106328661 gene encoding elicitor peptide 1-like, producing MEKIERQTEEASYLGLPFHFLNQTLKAILRCLGILRHDPPTVTKTSSDSAPLNQPEEEEDVVMEDNVVVATMGSKNGIIITSRGTKVKAKRKDKEKVSSGRPGQHH from the exons ATGGAAAAAATTGAGAGACAAACCGAAGAAGCATCTTATCTAGGGCTTCCTTTTCATTTCCTCAACCAAACTCTTAAAGCTATCTTAAGGTGTCTTGGAATACTTAGACATGATCCTCCCACGGTTACGAAAACGTCGTCAGATTCTGCACCCTTGAACCAGCCG GAGGAGGAAGAAGATGTGGTCATGGAAGACAACGTCGTTGTGGCGACTATGGGCAGTAAAAACGGCATCATAATAACGAGTAGGGGAACAAAGGTGAAAGCAAAGAGAAAGGACAAGGAAAAAGTTAGCTCGGGACGACCGGGGCAACATCACTAG
- the LOC106328729 gene encoding flotillin-like protein 3 yields the protein MSYKVARASQYLAITGGGIKDIKLAKKSWVFPWQSCTVFDVSPVNYTFEVQAMSSEKLPFVIPAVFTIGPRVDDPHALLLYAMLMSQHDKHSNHVNELVQGVIEGETRVLVASMTMEEVFKGTKEFKQEVFEKVQLELNQFGLVIYNANVKQLVDVPGHEYFSYLGQKTQMEAANQAKIDVAEAKMKGEVGAKERTGLTIQNAAKIDAESKIIATQRLGEGTKEEIKVKTEVQVFQNEKEALVAHADAALAIQKAALTKNSRVAEVEAGKAVAMREAELQTQVEKMNALTRTEKLKAEFLSKATVEYETKVQEANWELYDKQKKAEAVLYEKQKQAEATKAAADASFYAKQRDADGLVAMATAQGTYIKTLLDAVDNDYSAMRDFLMINNGVYQDIAKTNALAIRDLQPKISVWNQGGGAGVDQGMGSGGMKEIAGLYKMLPPVLDTVYEQTGMQPPAWIGTLRGAESRQ from the exons ATGAGTTACAAAGTCGCAAGAGCATCGCAGTACCTCGCCATCACCGGTGGTGGGATCAAAGACATCAAACTCGCCAAGAAGTCGTGGGTCTTTCCATGGCAATCTTGTACCGTCTTCGACGTCTCTCCGGTCAACTACACCTTCGAGGTCCAAGCCATGAGTTCCGAGAAACTCCCCTTTGTTATCCCCGCCGTGTTCACCATCGGTCCACGCGTCGATGACCCTCACGCTCTCTTGTTGTACGCCATGCTTATGTCTCAGCACGACAAGCACTCTAACCACGTCAACGAGCTTGTTCAGGGTGTTATCGAAGGAGAGACTCGTGTCCTCGTCGCCTCCATGACCATGGAAGAGGTCTTCAAAG GAACAAAGGAGTTTAAGCAGGAAGTGTTTGAGAAGGTTCAACTTGAGCTAAACCAGTTTGGTCTTGTGATCTACAACGCCAACGTGAAGCAGCTCGTTGATGTCCCTGGACATGAGTACTTCTCTTACTTGGGTCAGAAGACTCAGATGGAAGCAGCTAACCAAGCCAAGATCGATGTCGCCGAGGCTAAGATGAAGGGAGAGGTCGGTGCTAAAGAACGTACCGGTCTCACCATCCAGAACGCAGCCAAGATCGACGCTGAGTCGAAGATCATCGCAACTCAGAGGCTAGGAGAAGGGACAAAGGAGGAGATCAAGGTGAAGACCGAGGTCCAAGTGTTTCAGAACGAGAAGGAGGCTCTCGTCGCTCACGCTGATGCAGCACTCGCGATTCAGAAGGCTGCTTTGACCAAAAACTCTCGTGTGGCTGAGGTTGAAGCTGGCAAGGCCGTTGCTATGAGGGAAGCTGAGCTTCAGACGCAAGTCGAGAAGATGAATGCTTTGACTCGGACGGAGAAGCTCAAAGCCGAGTTCCTCAGCAAAGCCACTGTTGAGTATGAGACCAAGGTGCAAGAAGCTAACTGGGAGCTGTATGACAAGCAGAAGAAGGCAGAAGCTGTTCTTTACGAGAAGCAGAAGCAAGCGGAGGCTACTAAAGCTGCAGCTGATGCATCCTTCTATGCTAAACAGAGAGATGCGGATGGGCTTGTGGCCATGGCCACTGCTCAAGGGACTTACATCAAGACTCTCTTGGACGCGGTTGACAATGACTACTCGGCGATGAGGGACTTTTTGATGATCAACAATGGGGTTTATCAGGATATCGCCAAGACCAATGCTTTGGCCATCAGGGACTTGCAGCCTAAGATCAGTGTGTGGAACCAAGGTGGTGGTGCTGGTGTTGATCAGGGGATGGGTAGTGGTGGTATGAAGGAAATTGCTGGACTCTACAAGATGTTGCCACCGGTTCTTGATACGGTTTATGAGCAGACCGGGATGCAGCCACCTGCTTGGATTGGTACACTACGTGGTGCTGAGTCCAGACAGTAA
- the LOC106328319 gene encoding uncharacterized protein LOC106328319, whose protein sequence is MDDLKENKNSPWLSVPQFGDWDQKGGTIPDYSMDFTKIREMRKQNKRDLSRASLGNEEDLINPFHNQPTSVDNTKPKLTTVHSDNNRTNTEFSHHQPLSPSTRRGIFSCFNCCVKA, encoded by the exons ATGGATGATCTAAAGGAG AACAAGAACTCGCCATGGCTATCAGTACCACAGTTTGGAGACTGGGATCAGAAAGGAGGAACCATTCCTGACTACTCAATGGATTTCACAAAGATCAGAGAGATGAGGAAACAGAACAAGAGAGATCTTTCTCGAGCCAGTCTTGGCAACGAAGAAGACCTCATTAACCCTTTTCATAACCAACCTACTTCAGTTGATAATACGAAGCCTAAACTCACGACTGTTCACAGCGACAACAACAGAACCAACACTGAGTTCTCTCACCACCAGCCACTTTCTCCATCT ACGAGGAGAGGAATCTTCAGCTGCTTCAACTGCTGCGTTAAAGCTTGA
- the LOC106330496 gene encoding uncharacterized protein LOC106330496, with protein MEDDEGHGKSSVRVDTATMEVDEETWFPVLVTSATTDEEEANKEWSIHVTPVTPVTEASRMDEANDDDEEYWEYEIGQKPRECEKENEEDGNAEIRNNEEEEELEDRYVFEIEASVADFQDEKFIGRNVIPESSDEDEDELNIRYRQSKKSKDKLEVGTTFWSGYEFKEAVLHYEWSKGRNIEQSRWDKTKLSFKCANGGKCKWRVYCAFDQPKQKWLVKTRYIYHSCTPNGKCKLLRSPIQEQIKEKWKLIASRNQCQRGRTVTLQWLDKEYADQFAHLQGYVREIEKTNPGTSVVLETIPNAAKEDVFDRFYVCFEKLRSLWSEACRPIIGLDGTFLKVATKGILLTAVRHDANNQIYLFAWAVVQGENSDTWLWFIKRLKHDFNLGDGRNFVLLSECSKGLISAIKQELPQTEHRRCVKYIVENLKKKHKKKDFLKTKVWNLAWSYNPTQFKEELSKLKDHSMSLYEDVMKEEPKTWSLAYYRLGSFCEDVDNNATESFNSTITGARAKSFVPMLETIRRQAMLRIAKRNKKSQREQKKFTKYVVDMLKSEKEDADKCITSPCTHGVFDVRLESNSYDVNTTRRTCTCGKWHITRIPFEHVYGAMIDAGLDADDYVSEFFSTHIWQMTYSDSINTVRGPQFWMKKGKYNTVRGPRFFMKKGKYKLVVEPPERSLPGREKRIRKRAIRE; from the exons ATGGAGGACGATGAAGGACATGGAAAAAGTTCGGTTCGTGTTGACACTGCGACAATGGAGGTCGATGAAGAAACTTGGTTTCCTGTCCTAGTTACTTCGGCGACTACAGATGAAGAAGAGGCAAATAAAGAGTGGAGCATTCATGTTACTCCTGTAACTCCTGTTACTGAAGCGTCGAGGATGGATGAAGCAAACGACGATGATGAGGAGTATTGGGAGTATGAAATTGGTCAGAAGCCAAGAGAGTGTGAGAAGGAAAACGAAGAAGATGGGAATGCTGAAATCAGAAACAATGAAGAAGAAGAAGAGCTTGAAGATCGTTACGTGTTTGAAATTGAGGCTTCAGTGGCTGATTTCCAGGATGAGAAGTTCATTGGCAGGAATGTAATTCCAGAAAGCTCGGATGAAGATGAAGATGAGTTAAATATTAGGTATCGACAAAGCAAAAAATCGAAGGATAAACTAGAAGTGGGAACAACTTTCTGGTCTGGTTACGAGTTCAAAGAAGCGGTCTTACACTACGAATGGAGCAAAGGTCGAAACATTGAGCAAAGCAGGTGGGACAAAACGAAGCTTAGCTTCAAGTGTGCAAATGGAGGCAAGTGCAAATGGAGGGTCTATTGTGCTTTTGATCAGCCGAAGCAGAAGTGGTTGGTAAAGACTAGGTACATATATCATAGTTGTACGCCTAATGGGAAGTGTAAGCTTCTAAGGAGTCCG ATTCAGGAGCAGATAAAGGAGAAGTGGAAACTGATAGCTTCAAGAAATCAATGCCAAAGAGGAAGAACAGTGACTTTGCAGTGGCTTGACAAGGAGTATGCCGACCAATTTGCTCATCTCCAAGGTTATGTGAGAGAGATTGAAAAGACCAACCCAGGTACAAGTGTAGTACTTGAAACCATTCCTAATGCTGCTAAAGAAGATGTGTTTGATCGGTTCTACGTCTGCTTCGAGAAGCTTAGAAGCTTGTGGAGTGAGGCTTGTAGGCCAATCATAGGGCTTGATGGAACGTTTTTAAAGGTCGCTACAAAAGGGATACTACTCACTGCTGTACGACATGACGCTAATAATCAGATTTATCTGTTTGCTTGGGCGGTGGTACAAGGTGAGAATTCAGATACATGGCTTTGGTTTATCAAGCGACTGAAGCATGATTTCAATCTTGGAGATGGTAGGAATTTTGTTCTTCTATCAGAATGTTCAAAG GGACTTATAAGTGCTATTAAACAAGAGTTACCACAGACGGAGCATAGAAGATGTGTGAAGTATATAGTTGAGAATCTGAAGAAAAAGCACAAGAAGAAAGATTTTCTAAAAACAAAGGTGTGGAATCTCGCTTGGAGCTATAATCCGACACAGTTCAAGGAAGAACTCAGTAAGTTGAAGGACCATAGTATGTCTTTGTACGAAGATGTGATGAAAGAGGAACCAAAGACGTGGTCTTTAGCATACTATAGACTCGGTAGCTTCTGTGAGGATGTCGACAATAATGCTACTGAATCGTTTAACTCAACTATTACCGGAGCTCGAGCTAAGTCATTTGTGCCTATGTTGGAGACTATTAGAAGGCAAGCCATGCTCCGAATAGCGAAGAGGAACAAGAAATCACAGAGGGAACAAAAGAAGTTTACCAAATATGTTGTCGATATGCTTAAGTCTGAGAAGGAAGATGCTGACAAGTGTATAACGAGTCCTTGTACTCATGGGGTATTTGATGTACGTTTGGAAAGTAACTCATATGATGTTAACACAACGAGGAGGACGTGTACATGCGGGAAGTGGCACATCACAAGAATACCATTTGAACATGTCTATGGAGCGATGATAGATGCTGGCTTGGATGCTGATGATTATGTTTCTGAGTTCTTCTCCACTCATATATGGCAAATGACTTACAGTGATTCCATCAACACAGTTAGAGGACCACAATTTTGGATGAAGAAGGGCAAATACAACACAGTTAGAGGACCACGATTTTTTATGAAGAAGGGCAAATACAAGTTAGTGGTGGAACCACCAGAGCGTTCACTTCCTGGGAGGGAAAAAAGAATAAGAAAAAGAGCTATCCGAGAATGA
- the LOC106336525 gene encoding probable 20S rRNA accumulation protein 4, with product MVGVLLGLPGQWAEDELESSDHYTTKIGGLPDWPLLPDDVVKPELLNCCSCGSKLSLVAQVYSPISTEEERTLYIFGCLMPKCGASEQSWRALSVQKAIKEKESTETEDLPAASPKDTPSKTHWLDDDDEDFDFESLAKAIAEAATTVASNSKKPKSKPSGSASSGTKAKPSPLKSVDQVKVETGPVLPCFYIYPKEEKVSIKDVDRVSMSYSSMSIKDKEPSKNDESEAEEAWEDEKYEYDKALNADRTYLKFKKRLDANSEQCFRYSYGGKPLLAREDLKSPEKCRRCDSPMVFEMQLMSPLIYFLHEAVVDEGLKQSLDNWDWMTLIVYTCSKSCATAVNGDWVVAEGCIAVQYEKPMNLDHASFFK from the exons ATGGTCGGAGTTCTTCTGGGTTTGCCTGGACAGTGGGCAGAAGACGAGCTCGAGTCTTCTGATCACTACACAACTAAAATCGGAGGTCTTCCG GATTGGCCGCTATTACCAGATGATGTAGTGAAACCAGAGCTGCTCAATTGTTGTTCATGTGGAAGTAAACTCTCCCTTGTAGCTCAGGTTTACTCCCCAATCTCAACTGAAGAAGAGCGTACGCTCTATATCTTCGGTTGCTTGATGCCTAAATGTGGAGCTTCTGAACAAAG CTGGAGAGCTTTAAGCGTCCAGAAAGCTATAAAGGAGAAAGAATCTACTGAAACAGAGGATCTTCCTGCTGCCTCACCTAAGGATACACCTTCTAAAACTCATTGGTTAGATGATGATGATGAAGATTTTGATTTTGAGAGTTTAGCTAAAGCCATTGCGGAAGCTGCTACTACCGTTGCATCCAACTCTAAGAAACCGAAGAGTAAACCGAGCGGCAGTGCTAGCTCAGGGACTAAAGCAAAGCCTTCACCTTTGAAATCAGTGGATCAGGTTAAAGTGGAGACTGGTCCGGTGCTTCCCTGCTTCTACATTTACCCAAAGGAAGAGAAAGTCTCGATAAAAGATGTGGATCGTGTCTCCATGAGTTACTCTTCTATGTCCATTAAGGATAAAGAACCAAGCAAGAACGATGAGAGTGAAGCTGAAGAAGCTTGGGAGGATGAGAAGTATGAATATGACAAAGCTTTGAACGCAGACAGGACTTACCTCAAGTTCAAAAAACGACTAGATGCGAACTCTGAGCAATGCTTTAG GTACTCATATGGAGGTAAACCGTTGCTGGCCAGGGAAGACCTGAAGTCTCCTGAGAAGTGCAGACGTTGCGACTCTCCGATGGTCTTTGAGATGCAACTCATGTCTCCTTTGATATATTTTCTGCATGAGGCTGTTGTTGATGAAGGGCTGAAGCAATCGTTGGATAACTGGGATTGGATGACACTTATTGTCTACACTTGTTCCAAG AGTTGTGCAACGGCTGTGAATGGGGATTGGGTTGTTGCTGAGGGGTGTATAGCCGTACAGTATGAGAAGCCAATGAATCTTGATCATGCTAGTTTCTTCAAATGA
- the LOC106336526 gene encoding uncharacterized protein LOC106336526 gives MNESRRIRFSFFIIIIILISGGILPVSSDDDGVAKKEENPSLVKIICGIFGKKFPPSSWELIQGAMQKIQTKLYPPNIDFRSNSDKNTKDKEGEDKVEKVKEAATRSLELSKEAIEESAKLAGGVVGEAVHKTAEKVTKQTSHDEM, from the exons ATGAATGAATCAAGAAGAATCAGATTTAGTTTCTTCATCATCATCATCATCTTGATCTCTGGGGGGATTTTACCGGTATCTTCAGATGATGATGGTGTGGCCAAGAAAGAAGAGAATCCGTCACTTGTAAAGATCATATGTGGGATCTTTGGCAAGAAATTTCCTCCTAGCTCTTGGGAATTGATTCAAGGAGCAATGCAGAAGATCCAAACGAAGCTTTACCCTCCAAATATAGA TTTCAGAAGCAACAGCGACAAAAACACCAAGGACAAAGAAGGAGAAGACAAAGTAGAGAAAGTGAAAGAAGCGGCCACAAGGAGCCTTGAATTAAGCAAGGAAGCCATTGAAGAATCAGCGAAACTAGCAGGAGGTGTTGTAGGAGAAGCAGTTCACAAAACAGCTGAGAAAGTTACTAAACAAACCTCACATGATGAAATGTAA
- the LOC106336527 gene encoding uncharacterized protein At5g64816, whose protein sequence is MVEVWWPLLAAAVPALIGGQALRIKKRRGEEERIKSARGREKSSDEIFVCERVCTSKRMLKKVGAFSKDPIPDTCVTVCGVSELDACSDACARTVCVNQHQVANWNDICLRRCQSECLKLSSSSSRSS, encoded by the coding sequence ATGGTGGAAGTGTGGTGGCCTCTGTTAGCAGCAGCAGTCCCTGCGCTTATCGGAGGACAAGCATTGAGGATAAAGAAGAGACGCGGCGAAGAAGAGAGGATCAAGAGTGCTCGGGGAAGAGAGAAAAGCTCTGACGAGATCTTTGTCTGCGAAAGAGTTTGCACTTCCAAAAGAATGCTGAAGAAAGTTGGAGCTTTCTCTAAAGATCCTATTCCCGACACTTGTGTTACTGTCTGCGGCGTATCTGAGCTTGACGCTTGCTCTGATGCTTGTGCTCGAACCGTCTGTGTCAACCAGCACCAAGTTGCTAACTGGAATGACATTTGTCTTAGGAGGTGTCAGAGTGAGTGTCTTAAGCTCTCTTCTTCTTCTTCTCGCTCTTCTTGA
- the LOC106331429 gene encoding uncharacterized GTP-binding protein At5g64813: MKFWRERERESKEQILAPLCGQVRVLVVGDSGVGKTSLVHLINKGSSIHRPSQTIGCTVGVKHITYGSPASSSSSIQGDAERDFFVELWDVSGHERYKDCRSLFYSQINGVIFVHDLSQRRTKTSLQKWASEVAATGTFSAPLPSGGPGGLPVPYIVVGNKADIAAKEGTKGSSGNLVDAARHWVEKQGLLSSSEELPLFESFPGNSGLIAAAKETRYDKEALNKFFRMLIRRRYFSDEQPAASPWSISPHRTSSSQRLDDEITSDDDQFYKRTSLHGDPYKYNNNTLPPLPAQRNLTPPPTLFPQQPVSTPDNYAIPRFSLSSETSNNGSGRSKRMDINV, translated from the exons ATGAAGTTTTGGAGAGAACGTGAAAGGGAAAGCAAAGAGCAGATCTTAGCTCCATTATGTGGCCAAGTTCGAGTCTTGGTCGTTGGTGATTCAG GTGTGGGGAAAACATCACTTGTACACCTGATTAACAAAGGTTCTTCTATTCATCGCCCATCTCAAACGATTGGATGCACAGTTGGTGTCAAG CATATAACTTACGGGAGTCCAGCTAGTTCTTCGAGTAGCATTCAAGGGGACGCAGAGAGAGATTTCTTTGTTGAGCTCTGGGATGTTTCAGGGCACGAGAGATACAAAGATTGCCGCTCACTCTTCTATTCACAAATCAATG GAGTTATATTTGTTCATGATCTGTCTCAAAGAAGAACAAAAACTAGCTTGCAGAAATGGGCGTCTGAGGTTGCAGCGACTGGAACCTTTTCAGCTCCTCTTCCCTCAGGAGGTCCTGGTGGTCTTCCTGTTCCGTACATTGTTGTTGGAAACAAAGCAGATATTGCTGCAAAAGAAGGAACAAAAGGAAGCAGTGGAAACCTTGTCGATGCAGCTCGTCATTGGGTCGAGAAGCAAGGTTTGCTTTCTTCAAGCGAAGAGCTTCCTCTCTTTGAAAGCTTTCCTGGTAATAGCGGTCTCATAGCG GCGGCCAAAGAAACCAGATACGATAAGGAAGCTTTGAACAAATTTTTCCGGATG TTGATAAGAAGAAGATATTTCTCAGATGAACAACCAGCAGCTTCACCGTGGTCTATTTCGCCGCATCGAACCTCATCATCCCAACGGTTAGACGACGAGATCACAAGCGATGATGACCAATTCTACAAGCGGACAAG TTTACATGGAGATCCTTACAAGTACAACAACAACACGCTACCGCCACTTCCAGCACAACGCAACCTAACTCCGCCTCCTACGCTATTTCCACAGCAGCCGGTCTCTACTCCTGACAACTACGCTATCCCGAGATTCTCACTTTCGAGTGAAACAAGTAACAATGGCAGTGGTAGATCAAAGCGAATGGATATTAACGTTTGA